Proteins from a genomic interval of Candidatus Rokuibacteriota bacterium:
- a CDS encoding ImmA/IrrE family metallo-endopeptidase translates to DVEAVIEADPTVVIDTVRGLTQEHAVEGAVLAHPAEQRFTVIIDEELFDRRATRARFTLAEEFGHLVLHRELLGSVTSLDDAVALQQHPAYYDQLDRNAKRFAAAVLMPPERVREDAARLFIELRAAKLSEAELTRTLTIRLAQHYAVSPTAMGHRLREWPVGVQKGIQQAFARGLPALPR, encoded by the coding sequence GACGTGGAGGCGGTGATTGAAGCCGATCCCACGGTGGTCATTGATACGGTGCGCGGGCTCACCCAGGAGCACGCGGTTGAAGGCGCCGTCCTGGCGCATCCCGCCGAGCAGCGGTTCACCGTGATCATCGACGAGGAGCTGTTCGATCGTCGGGCGACCCGGGCGCGCTTCACCCTGGCCGAGGAGTTCGGGCACCTGGTTCTCCATCGGGAGCTCCTGGGGAGCGTGACCAGCCTGGACGACGCCGTCGCGCTCCAACAGCACCCGGCCTACTACGACCAGCTCGACCGGAACGCCAAGCGGTTCGCGGCGGCCGTCCTGATGCCGCCGGAGCGGGTGCGTGAGGATGCCGCCCGGCTCTTCATCGAGCTGCGCGCCGCCAAGCTCAGCGAGGCGGAGCTGACCCGGACGCTCACCATCCGCCTGGCGCAGCACTACGCCGTGTCGCCGACCGCGATGGGGCATCGGCTGCGGGAATGGCCGGTCGGGGTGCAGAAGGGGATCCAGCAGGCGTTCGCGCGTGGATTGCCTGCGTTGCCGAGATAG